Proteins encoded together in one Quercus lobata isolate SW786 chromosome 3, ValleyOak3.0 Primary Assembly, whole genome shotgun sequence window:
- the LOC115980823 gene encoding exopolygalacturonase-like yields the protein MGNNLSIVTISLLLLLAFTNAGQVFDVKSYGGQPDADITQALMKAWKAACAVVGSKVVISTGTYKLGSVTLLSPCKGAIEFNLQGTLHAPSDVASFNGKDFWVSFQRIDSLIVSGGGVFDGKGQMAWQKNNCGKKYNYKILPTNIRFDFVKNSIVHDIQSKDSKFFHINLLGCKNLQIQHVTITAPGDSPNTDGIHIGRSSNITITNANIGTGDDCISIGDGTQDVTTNQVTCGPGHGISVGSLGKYQNEQPVFGIRVIGGTLSSTKNGVRIKTWPSSPPGIASDMHFENIIMNNVANPIFIDQCTNQSPSKVKISNVSFKNIRGTSSTKEAVKLICSNSVPCQQVVVADTNLVYKGLGGSTTSTCVNVKPTFTGKQNPPTCTIKQY from the exons ATGGGAAATAATTTGAGCATTGTAACAATTTCCTTGCTATTGTTGCTAGCATTCACTAATGCTGGGCAAGTCTTTGATGTTAAATCATATGGAGGCCAACCTGATGCTGATATCACCCAG GCTTTGATGAAAGCTTGGAAAGCTGCATGCGCAGTAGTAGGaagtaaagttgtgatttcaaCAGGGACATACAAACTAGGTTCAGTGACTTTGTTAAGTCCATGCAAAGGTGCTATTGAGTTTAACCTTCAGGGCACCCTACATGCCCCATCAGACGTTGCCTCCTTCAATGGTAaagatttttgggtttcttttcaACGTATTGACAGTCTCATTGTGTCAGGTGGTGGAGTTTTTGATGGCAAAGGACAAATGgcatggcaaaaaaataattgtggcAAAAAGTACAATTACAAAATACTTCCTACC AATATAAGGTTCGATTTCGTCAAAAATTCAATAGTCCATGACATTCAATCGAAGGATAGCAAATTTTTCCACATAAACCTTTTGGGATGCAAGAACTTGCAAATCCAACATGTTACCATAACTGCACCTGGAGATAGCCCAAACACCGATGGAATCCACATCGGACGTTCATCTAATATCACCATCACCAATGCCAATATTGGAACAGGTGACGATTGCATCTCCATTGGTGATGGAACCCAAGATGTTACTACAAATCAAGTAACTTGTGGACCTGGCCATGGTATTAGCGTTGGAAGTCTTGGAAAGTACCAGAATGAACAACCAGTTTTTGGAATCAGAGTAATTGGTGGCACCCTTAGCAGTACAAAGAATGGTGTTAGAATCAAAACATGGCCTTCTTCCCCTCCTGGGATTGCTTCTGATATGCATTTCGAGAATATAATCATGAACAATGTTGCCAATCCTATCTTCATTGATCAATGCACAAACCAG TCTCCCTCGAAAGTTAAGATTAGTAATGTTAGCTTCAAGAACATTAGAGGCACTTCTTCAACAAAGGAAGCTGTGAAGCTTATTTGCAGTAACAGTGTACCATGCCAACAGGTGGTGGTTGCTGACACTAATCTCGTATATAAGGGACTTGGAGGATCTACTACTTCAACTTGTGTTAATGTCAAGCCCACCTTTACGGGTAAGCAGAATCCTCCTACTTGTACCATCAAACAATACTAA